ATTCCGCACTCGACTTCGCGCTGGCTTTGCGATGCAGCATGCTAAGCTGGGAAGCAATCCACACGCAAGCCCGTCGCCGTGAAGGCGCCGCATTCGGCGCCGCCGTTGCACAATGACGATGCAGCCCGAAGCGTGACCAGACACTGGGCACGCAGTTGACGGCGCGGCGGTCCCGTGGGCAACACCGGCCGGCCGCGGCCCCTCACGCCGCGCGCTGCCGGAGCCCGAGCCGATGTCGTCCGCGAAATCACCGCCCGTCTCCCCACTGGCGCCCGCCGCGAGCCCCGATCTGCCGCCCGTGCCCGGGGTGCGAATCGCCACCGCCCAGGCTGGAATCCGCTACAGCGGCCGCACCGACGTGCTCTACGTCGCCCTCGAGCCCGGGACCCGGGCAGCCGGCGTGTTCACCCGCTCGAAATGCCCCTCGGCCCCGGTGGATTGGTGCCGGGAGGCGCTCGCCGACGGCGCGGCGCGGGCGCTGGTGGTCAATTCCGGCAATGCCAACGCCTTCACCGGCCGGCTCGGCCGCGAGGCGGTGGCGCGCACCGTCGCGATCGCCTCGCAGGCAGCGGGCTGCGGCGCGCGCGAGGTCTATGTCGCTTCCACCGGCGTGATCGGCGAGCCGCTCCCGGCGGAACGCTTCGAGGGCGTGCTGGCGGAGTGCGCGGCCCGAGCCGAGGACGGGCCTGCCGCCTGGGACGCGGCCGCCCGCGCGATCATGACCACCGACACCTTCCCGAAGCTCGCCACGCGCACGGCCGAGATCGACGGCGTCAGCGTGACGATCAACGGCATCGCCAAGGGCGCCGGCATGATCGCCCCCGACATGGCGACGATGCTGTCCTTCGTCTTCACCGACGCCGCCCTGCCGCAGGACGTGCTGCAGGCCCTCCTGTCCGCGGGGACGAAGACCAGCTTCAACTGCGTGACGGTGGACGGCGACACCTCCACCTCCGATACGCTGATGCTGTTCGCCACCGGCAGGGCCGGAAACGCGGCCGTGTCCGATCCCGCAGACCCGCGCCTCTCGGCCTTCCGCGTGGCGCTGGAGAGCCTGCTGGTCGAGCTGGCCCAGCTGGTCGCCAAGGATGGCGAGGGCGCGCGCAAGTTCGTCACCGTGCGGGTCACCGGCGCCGAGAGCGACGCCTCCGCGCACCGGATCGCGATGGCGATCGCCAACTCGCCGCTGGTGAAGACTGCGGTGGCGGGCGAGGACGCCAATTGGGGCCGGGTGGTGATGGCCGTGGGCAAGGCCGGCGAGCCCGCCGACCGGGACCGGCTGGCGATCTGGTTCGGCGACGTGCGCGTGGCCGTCGAGGGCGCCCGCGATCCCGCGTACAGCGAGGCGGCGGCGAGTGCCGTGATGCGCGCGCCGGAGATCGGCATCCGGGTCGATCTCGGCCTCGGCGACGGCGCGGCCCGCGTCTGGACCTGCGACCTGACCAAGGCCTATGTCGAGATCAACGGGGATTACCGCTCGTGAGGGCGGCCCTCGCCGGCACCCTCCTGACGGCGTTTCTGGTCGCGCCGGTCCACGCCGACGATTCGGCCTGCAAGCGCCACATCAGCGTGGTCGGACGCGCCGTCGAGACGCGGGCGCCCGACTTCGCCGAGATCACGATCGGGGTCGAGGCGCGCGGCGCCACCGCGGCGGCAGCCCTCGACGCTGCCTCGAAGGCGGTGGCGGGGATCTCCGCGCAGGCCCGCACGCTCGGCGTGCCGCCGGCGGATATCGGGACGGCCGCGGTGACGCTCCAGGCCGCAACCCGCGCGGTGGTCCGGCCGGGCGGCGGCAGCACCGAGGAGCCCGACGGGTATCGCGCGAGCAATCTCGTGACCGTTCGGCTCGCCGACATGGACCGTCTCGGGGATCTGCTGCGCCAAGCCCTCCAGTCGGGTGCGAACCGGATCGATTCCGTGAGCTTCGGGCTGCGCGATCCCGACACGGCCGAATCGGCCCTCCAGGTCGCAGCGGCGCGCGACGCCCGCGCCCGGGCCGAGGCGCTCGCCGAGGCGCTCGGCACCAAGCTCGGCCCGCTCTGCACCCTCTCGACCCAGGGCGGAGCGCCGTTCCCGATGGCCAATCGCGCCCTGGCGGCACCCATGCCCGCCAAGGGCCGGCGCGTCCCGATCGAGGCCGGCACGATCCAGTTGTCCTCCGAGGTCTCGGCCAGCTTCGCGGTGGTCCCGTGAGCGCGCCCGGACAGCCCGCGCTCCGCCTCCTGCTGGTCGTCGCGGTGGCGCTCGTCGATGTCGACGGGCGCGTGCTCGTCAGCGAGCGTCCGGCGGGCAAGCAGCTCGCCGGCCTGTGGGAGTTCCCTGGCGGCAAGGTCGAGCCCGGCGAGCGCCCCGAGCAGACGCTGATCCGGGAACTCGCCGAGGAACTCGGCATCCGCGTCGAGGAGCCGTGTCTCGCGCCGCTCACCTTCGCCAGCCACGCCTATCCGGACTTCCACCTTCTGATGCCGCTCTACGTCTGCCGGCGCTGGACCGGCACGCCGCGCCCGATGGAGGGGCAGGCGCTCAAATGGG
This window of the Methylobacterium tardum genome carries:
- the argJ gene encoding bifunctional glutamate N-acetyltransferase/amino-acid acetyltransferase ArgJ, whose amino-acid sequence is MSSAKSPPVSPLAPAASPDLPPVPGVRIATAQAGIRYSGRTDVLYVALEPGTRAAGVFTRSKCPSAPVDWCREALADGAARALVVNSGNANAFTGRLGREAVARTVAIASQAAGCGAREVYVASTGVIGEPLPAERFEGVLAECAARAEDGPAAWDAAARAIMTTDTFPKLATRTAEIDGVSVTINGIAKGAGMIAPDMATMLSFVFTDAALPQDVLQALLSAGTKTSFNCVTVDGDTSTSDTLMLFATGRAGNAAVSDPADPRLSAFRVALESLLVELAQLVAKDGEGARKFVTVRVTGAESDASAHRIAMAIANSPLVKTAVAGEDANWGRVVMAVGKAGEPADRDRLAIWFGDVRVAVEGARDPAYSEAAASAVMRAPEIGIRVDLGLGDGAARVWTCDLTKAYVEINGDYRS
- a CDS encoding SIMPL domain-containing protein; the protein is MRAALAGTLLTAFLVAPVHADDSACKRHISVVGRAVETRAPDFAEITIGVEARGATAAAALDAASKAVAGISAQARTLGVPPADIGTAAVTLQAATRAVVRPGGGSTEEPDGYRASNLVTVRLADMDRLGDLLRQALQSGANRIDSVSFGLRDPDTAESALQVAAARDARARAEALAEALGTKLGPLCTLSTQGGAPFPMANRALAAPMPAKGRRVPIEAGTIQLSSEVSASFAVVP
- a CDS encoding (deoxy)nucleoside triphosphate pyrophosphohydrolase → MSAPGQPALRLLLVVAVALVDVDGRVLVSERPAGKQLAGLWEFPGGKVEPGERPEQTLIRELAEELGIRVEEPCLAPLTFASHAYPDFHLLMPLYVCRRWTGTPRPMEGQALKWVRPKALRDLAMPPADAPLIPFLVDLLEV